GGGAACCGCCGCCATTATCGCCATGATGATACTGGCGGTTACCGGCGCAATCGGGTTGGCCGGTTGGATGGATATTGCGTTTTCCCCTTCCAGCATCCCCGCTCCAACCATTTTACTCACGGTTGTTGTGGCCGACGCCGTGCATATATTGACAGGCTATTACAGCGCGCTGGAACGAGGCCTGGACAGAAAAAACGCCATGACGGAAAGCATCGCGGTTAACTTTAAAGCGATTCTTTTTACCAATCTGACCACGGCGATCGGTTTTCTTTCGATGAACTTCAGCGAGGTTCCGCCTTTCCAGGACCTTGGCAATATTACGGCCATGGGTGTCGGGCTCGCTTTCTTTCTGACAGTCACTTTTTTGCCCGCGCTGATCATGTTGTTACCGCAGCATAAAGGGCGCACCGGCATCGGCAACAGCAAGACACTCGCGCGCTTGGCAAACTTTATCATCGCCTACCGCGGCACCGTCTTGTCCTTTCTCGTTGTGATTACGATTGCACTGATTGCCTGCATCCCGCTGAATGAGCTGGATGACGAGTATGTCAAATATTTTGATGATTCCATCGCATTCCGCCGCGATACCGATTACACCACCGCCAATTTGACCGGCGTTTACCGCATCGATTACTCGCTCGGCACTGAAATCGAAGGCGGAATCAGCGACCCGGCATTTCTCAACCAAGTTGATGCTTTTGTGCAGTGGTACCGCAAGCAACCGGAAGTTATGCATGTCTATGCGGTAACCGACATCCTGAAACGGCTGAATCTGAACATGCACAACGACGATCCGACCTGGTACCGCTTACCCGAGACCAGAGACCTGAGTGCGCAGATTCTATTGATGTACGAAATGTCGTTACCGTACGGACTGGATCTGAACGATCGCATCAATGTCAGCAAATCGGCAACACGTGTAACCGCTACTTTGCATAGTATTTCCAGCCAGCAGGTAATCGATCTTGAAACACGCGCGCAGGCTTGGCTGGCCGCCAATACTTCCGCCATAAAACACAGCGAAGGAACAGGCGCGACATTATTGTTCGCGCATATCGGCCAACGGAATATCGCCAGCATGATCTCGGGAGAGATTATGGCCATCGGCATCATCTCGCTGATTTTAATTCTGGTACTGCGTTCGGTTGAGCTGGGCCTGATCAGTTTAATCCCGAATTTGATTCCTGCCGCCATTGCATTCGGTTTATGGGGATTGATCGTCGGTCAGGTAGGGCTTGCAGCTTCGGTGGTGGCAGCCATGACGCTTGGAATTCTGGTCGATGACACCGTCCACTTTCTCAGCAAATACCAGCATGCCAGAAAACAACTCAATCTGACACCGGAAGACTCCATCCGCTACGCTTTTGCCACGGTAGGCAGCGCCCTATGGATTACTTCCGCTGTGCTGATCATGGGATTTTCCCTGTTCGCGTTTTCCAGTTTCAAAATCAACAACGAAATGGGCATGCTCACTTCAACTATCTTCGGTTTGGGTTTGTTCGCCGAATTCCTGTTGCTTCCCCCGCTGCTACTGACCTTGGAGTCATGGAAAAGCCACTGGGCCAGATCTTCCCGGCCTGTCATCACTAAATTTTAAAAGGAGAAACCCATGAAAAAGATCTTTTACCTAATCAGCCTTTTCTTCAGCATGAGCACCACGCTTCATGCCATGACCGACGAAGAGAAGGGTTACGCCATCAATCGCGAAGTTGAACGCCGTGACAGCGGTTTTGGCGACAGTATTCATGACGCTTTGATGATATTGCGCAACACACAGGGCGATGAAAGCAAGCGTGAATTTACCTACAAGACATTGGAAATGACCGGTGATGGCGATAAAGAACTCGGTGTTTTCCATCGCCCGGCAGATGTCAAAGGCACCGCCATTTTGACTTATGCGCATGGCTTAAAACCGGATGACCAATGGCTGTACCTGCCGGAACTGAAGCGTGTCAAACGCATTTCAACGGTCAACAAATCCGGACCGTTCATGGGCAGTGAATTCGCCTACGAAGATATCGCCTCATGGGAATTGGAAAAATACAAATATAAATACCTGCGCGACGAAGTGATAGACGGCCATGACTGTTTTGTCATCGAAAATACCCCTGCTTACGAGCACTCCGGTTATGTCCGCCAAGTTGAATGGATTGATAAAACCATCTACCAGCCGCGCAGGATCGATTTTTATGATCGCAAGAACACTTTGCTGAAGACACTTACTTTCAGTGATTACAACCAATATCTAGGCCAGTACTGGAGAGCCGGAAAGCTGGAAATGGTCAATCATCAGAATGGCAAAAGCACTTCATTGATGCGCACTAACTACCGGTTTCGTATTGGATTGACGGAAAACGACTTCATGGAAAGCTCCCTGAAGAATGTGCAGTAAACAGCCAATATTGATGCACTCCGATCCTTCTAGAAACCACCTGTTTAGTTAAATAGGTTTTGCAGAAATGAAGCGGTTTAATCCGGTATCCGGCAGGGTACCGGATTAAACACCAATCACCCCCAAAGTCCGGAAAATCAGCATTCAAAGGCAACTGTGATGCAATCGCGATTAATCTTACTCATACTGGTTATCAGTAGCGCTATAACCAATGCTCACGCTGCCGAATGGTCCGGTTTTGCGGCCATGGATTTCCGTACTTATGCAAACGCTCCGGTATTTCCTGAGCAAAACAATCTTCGTTTCGTACCGTCAGGCGTCGCGCAACCGGAATTCCGCCATGAATGGGGCAATGGTTCGAATCGTGTGACTTTTATCCCTTTCGGCCGGGTTGATGCAATCGATGAACATCGGACGCACTTTGATATTCGCGAGCTTAATTGGTTATATCAACATCCGAAGTGGAATATCCGCGCGGGTGTCGGCAGAGTATTCTGGGGCGTAACCGAATCACGCCATCTCGTTGATATCATCAATCAGATCGATCTGGTGGAAAATATCAATGGCGAAGAAAAACTGGGACAACCGATGGTCAGTTTGAACATACCCAGCACCTATGGGAATTTCAACTTTTTATACCTACCGTTTTTTCGCGATCGGACTTTCCCGGCATTGCATGGCAGATTAAGGTTTGTGCCGCCGGTGGATCAGAATGCATCCGAATTCAGCGGCAGCGCCAATCGTTGGCATCCGGACTGGGCGGTTCGCTGGAGCCGGACTTTTGGTAACGTCGATATCGGGTTGGCACATTTCATGGGCGTCGGCCGCGAACCCAGGTTAATGCCCAGATTCGACAATGGATTCAATACCAATCCGACAGCACTGATACCCATTTACGATTTGATTCAACAAACCAGTCTGGATGCGCAAGCTTCATTGGGAAACTGGCTTTTCAAACTGGAAGCGATCACACGCAGCGGACAGGGCAAGCGCTTTGCAGCCGTTGTCGCCGGCGCTGAGTATACCCATTATGGATTGCTTGGCACCGATATCGATGTCGGTTTGCTGGCGGAGTATCTTTACGATGGACGCGATAGAACTGCGCCGCCCACACCATTCAACAACGATGTTTTCTTCGGCGTGCGATTTGCATTTAACGATGCGCAAAACTCTCAGCTGTTGGCTGGCGTTACGACCGATCTGGAAACTCAGGCCAAAATCGGCACCGTCACAGCAAGCCGCAGAATTGGCGAGAAATGGAAAATTGAACTGGAATCCCGTTTCTTTGAAAATATTTCGCCCGATAACCCCAGAACGGAAATTCTCACCGGCTACCGCAAAGACAGTTACATTCAATTTCGCATCGCGCGCTATTTCTAGCCTTTGCAAAATTATTCTTATGCCAACGAAATCATCCAACAACGCTCGTACCAATCAAGTCATGGCAACTCTGCTGCCGTCGCCGCCCTTTTATTTTGCGCTCTGCGAAACATCGAAAGATCCACAAGTACTTCACCCATCCGAATTACCCTTGATTGCGGGAGCTGGTATAAAGCGTCAACAAGAATTCTGTTCGGGTCGCTTTTGCGCGCATCAAGTTCTCGATCGATTGGGATATCATGATATACCGCTTTTAGCCGACCAGTATGGCGCACCGGTCTGGCCTTGCGGTATTACCGGCAGTATCAGCCACAGCGGCGGCA
The nucleotide sequence above comes from Gammaproteobacteria bacterium. Encoded proteins:
- a CDS encoding MMPL family transporter — its product is MLTPYTRRILQHSWWTVTLSVLLMMAAGYGIQFLHFKSDYRMFFSEENPQLLAFDSLNKTYVRDDNLLVVVTPANGDVFTKENLVIAEKLTKALWQTPYSIRVDSITNFQYSHAIGDELFVEDLVRNADQLSAQQINEKRKIALNEPLLINRLISPDSSVMGINIVVHRPALDQDKETTEAVEFVRNLVHTLKKEYVDLDIRLTGSLILDTSFAESSKHDMATLTPAMLTIICLALALFLKSLWGTAAIIAMMILAVTGAIGLAGWMDIAFSPSSIPAPTILLTVVVADAVHILTGYYSALERGLDRKNAMTESIAVNFKAILFTNLTTAIGFLSMNFSEVPPFQDLGNITAMGVGLAFFLTVTFLPALIMLLPQHKGRTGIGNSKTLARLANFIIAYRGTVLSFLVVITIALIACIPLNELDDEYVKYFDDSIAFRRDTDYTTANLTGVYRIDYSLGTEIEGGISDPAFLNQVDAFVQWYRKQPEVMHVYAVTDILKRLNLNMHNDDPTWYRLPETRDLSAQILLMYEMSLPYGLDLNDRINVSKSATRVTATLHSISSQQVIDLETRAQAWLAANTSAIKHSEGTGATLLFAHIGQRNIASMISGEIMAIGIISLILILVLRSVELGLISLIPNLIPAAIAFGLWGLIVGQVGLAASVVAAMTLGILVDDTVHFLSKYQHARKQLNLTPEDSIRYAFATVGSALWITSAVLIMGFSLFAFSSFKINNEMGMLTSTIFGLGLFAEFLLLPPLLLTLESWKSHWARSSRPVITKF
- a CDS encoding outer membrane lipoprotein-sorting protein translates to MKKIFYLISLFFSMSTTLHAMTDEEKGYAINREVERRDSGFGDSIHDALMILRNTQGDESKREFTYKTLEMTGDGDKELGVFHRPADVKGTAILTYAHGLKPDDQWLYLPELKRVKRISTVNKSGPFMGSEFAYEDIASWELEKYKYKYLRDEVIDGHDCFVIENTPAYEHSGYVRQVEWIDKTIYQPRRIDFYDRKNTLLKTLTFSDYNQYLGQYWRAGKLEMVNHQNGKSTSLMRTNYRFRIGLTENDFMESSLKNVQ